The Fastidiosipila sp. genome contains a region encoding:
- a CDS encoding RNA polymerase Rpb6 — NQISTEIKKELNARLEEFSNFTDTLEETFENREQIEISRHYDRQPKATLVAIKEFEDGETFYRKAEVPEE; from the coding sequence AAACCAGATCTCTACAGAAATAAAAAAAGAGCTGAATGCCCGGCTGGAAGAGTTTTCCAATTTTACAGACACCCTGGAAGAAACATTTGAAAACCGCGAACAAATTGAAATATCGCGTCATTATGACCGCCAGCCTAAAGCTACGCTGGTTGCCATAAAAGAATTTGAAGACGGCGAAACGTTTTACAGAAAGGCTGAAGTGCCGGAA